A region of the Blochmannia endosymbiont of Camponotus nipponensis genome:
GTATATGAAGAATTTAGTGGTTGATTTGTAATTTATAAAAGATAACTGTTACTATTGATATATAGTATCACATTTATTGTTATACATATCAATATAATCTATATCTTATAATCACAAATATATTATTTGTTTCGGAAATATTTTCAAATATGTCAATTACGGTTTGTGTACTGAATCAAATGTATATATACATAATAAGTATTAATTTGATAAAATAGGTTGATTGTGGCTATTTCAATTGAAGTAGTTTTTAATTAAAAAATTTAATTGATTGTTTGTTGATATGTAAGTAAATCGTTAAATATATTATAATGATGGCAATTGATTATTTGATAAAAATTTTTTGTAAATATAATTTTTTAAATTGTAATTACATGTGTTCAAGACTGGAAAATCAACAATGAAATAAATTTTAAAAAAAATTTTTAGAATTAAATGTAATATTAGTACATATCAGCAATTTTTACGTAATATTATAAATCCATGAAGTTGGTTTTTAATGTATTTAATTAATAATTCAGATTTATTTTTAAATCTATAAGAACAATTAGAACACATTATATACAATGATAACGTTATGAATAATTATTGTATACGGAGCAAATATAGAAAGTTATACCGATTACAGTTCAATGAATTGTTATTTGTAGATAATCAATAATTTTATTAAAAATTTATTAATTTGAATGTGTTTTTAATTAAGTCGATGAAATTAAAAGGAAATAATTTAGCATGAAGTAGATAGATATAGGGAAGATAAAAGATATTTTTTATAAAAAATGAGGGTGATCATTCAGCAAATATCATATGATTACATATGGCTCAAAATAATATGATTTATGTGATGAATTGTAGAAACAGGATAAATAATAATACATTCATGTTAATTTTGTCAATTAATGTATTCTTAATACGTGAGATTAAGCTCATAAACTCTTCTATATTACAATGTAATGGTGATAATGATTAGCCATATATTTACATATGTGTATTATATATGTTTTATATAGACAACAAGCCTGTTGTTATTTTTTTTAATATATATAGTAGTTGCTAAAAAATATTTTTTTGTATGGTAGACATTTTTAATTTCTTTGGGAAGCCCACATAATATATTTTTTATTATACGATTTTTTATTTATGATAGTTATAAAATAAATGTCCTAATTTAGATGCTTTGGTATCTAAATATCTAGAATTTTCTGGATTTCTTCCTACTATTAATGGAACTCGTTCTGTAATGTTAATACACGATTTATTTAAAATTTCTACTTTTTTGGGGTTATTGGTTAAAATACGTATTTTTTTTACATACAATAATTTTAAAATATCTGCACAAATAGTGAAATCTCTTTCATCAGGAGCAAAACCTAAACATTGGTTTGCTTCTACTGTATCAGCTCCATGATCTTGTAATGCATAAGCACGGATTTTATTTAATAATCCTATATTACGTCCTTCTTGTCTATGATAGATTA
Encoded here:
- the ribA gene encoding GTP cyclohydrolase II, with the protein product MRLRRVTEARLPTLWGNFLIVGFEENFTGHHHVALIYGNITGSDPVLTRIHSECLTGDALFSSRCDCGFQLKTALHCITEEKRGILIYHRQEGRNIGLLNKIRAYALQDHGADTVEANQCLGFAPDERDFTICADILKLLYVKKIRILTNNPKKVEILNKSCINITERVPLIVGRNPENSRYLDTKASKLGHLFYNYHK